From one Marinobacter sp. LV10MA510-1 genomic stretch:
- the rpmA gene encoding 50S ribosomal protein L27: protein MAHKKAAGSTRNGRDSESKRLGVKRYGGESVSAGSIIVRQRGTRFHPGTNVGLGKDHTLFAKAEGQVKFEVKGPKNRKYVSIVSAA, encoded by the coding sequence ATGGCTCATAAAAAAGCAGCAGGTAGTACCCGTAACGGTCGCGATTCAGAGTCGAAACGACTTGGTGTGAAGCGCTACGGCGGCGAAAGCGTGTCCGCAGGCAGCATTATTGTTCGTCAGCGCGGTACCCGTTTTCACCCAGGCACCAACGTTGGGCTGGGCAAGGATCACACCTTGTTCGCCAAAGCCGAAGGCCAGGTGAAGTTCGAAGTCAAAGGCCCCAAGAACCGCAAGTATGTAAGCATCGTTTCAGCTGCATAG
- the rpsT gene encoding 30S ribosomal protein S20 — MANSPQAKKRARQNENSRKHNTSLRSMARTYMKKIHVQIAESNYEGAKAAFLQAQPILDSMVNKGIFPKNKVARIKSRLNIKVKALQAA; from the coding sequence GTGGCAAATTCCCCGCAAGCCAAAAAGCGTGCACGTCAGAACGAGAACAGTCGCAAGCACAACACCAGCCTGCGTTCTATGGCTCGTACGTACATGAAAAAAATTCACGTTCAAATCGCCGAAAGCAATTATGAAGGCGCGAAAGCTGCTTTTCTGCAAGCCCAGCCGATTCTGGACAGCATGGTTAACAAGGGTATCTTCCCCAAGAACAAGGTTGCTCGCATTAAGAGCCGCCTGAACATCAAGGTGAAGGCACTGCAAGCGGCGTAA
- the murJ gene encoding murein biosynthesis integral membrane protein MurJ, protein MSEQSPGPQGPTPESPPPSEPSVPAVSAIKPAPGLLRSSGVVGVMTMTSRVLGLVRDMVIARYFGAGAGADAFFVAFKIPNFLRRLFAEGAFSQAFVPVLSSYRENQPATEVKRLVDAVAGSLGLVLLGVTLVAMLGAPVLTAVFAPGFLGDDIKFALASDMLRITFPYLLLISLTAFAGGILNSYDRFAVPAFTPVLLNLAMIAAAVWLAPLMNEPIMALAWGVLIAGALQLFFQLPFLMRLGLMPRPRVDYRHEGVSRILKLMVPALFGVSVSQINLLLDTVLASFLQTGSVSWLYYSDRLAELPLGVFGIAIATVILPSLSRKHTADSADQFSATLDWAVRAVLIIGVPSALALGLLAEPLIATLFHYGEVTDFDVAMSAQSLRAYSAGLLAFMVIKVLAPGFFARQDIRTPVKIGIIAMVANMVFNLILIFPLAHAGLALATSLSAWLNAFLLWRGLKAIGAWRSQPGWGKFGLQLALANGALVAVILWLNVPVSQWLAAGGFQRSQDMAILVIAGALAYFVTLALAGVRIKHFRHR, encoded by the coding sequence ATGTCTGAACAATCTCCCGGGCCCCAGGGCCCGACACCCGAATCCCCGCCCCCATCAGAGCCTTCGGTGCCGGCCGTTAGCGCGATTAAACCTGCGCCGGGCCTGCTGCGCTCGTCTGGTGTGGTAGGGGTGATGACCATGACGTCGCGGGTGCTGGGGCTGGTGCGGGATATGGTAATTGCTCGCTATTTTGGTGCCGGTGCTGGTGCAGACGCGTTTTTTGTGGCCTTCAAGATTCCTAACTTTCTACGCCGGTTGTTTGCAGAAGGTGCGTTCTCGCAAGCGTTCGTGCCCGTGCTGTCGTCTTATCGCGAAAACCAGCCGGCAACCGAAGTAAAGCGCCTGGTGGATGCGGTTGCCGGTTCGCTGGGCCTGGTGCTGTTGGGGGTCACGCTGGTGGCCATGCTTGGCGCGCCAGTGCTGACGGCGGTGTTCGCGCCGGGCTTTCTGGGCGACGACATAAAATTCGCACTGGCCAGCGATATGTTGCGGATCACCTTCCCTTATTTATTGCTGATCTCGTTGACGGCGTTCGCCGGTGGCATTCTCAACAGCTACGACCGCTTTGCCGTTCCTGCGTTTACGCCAGTGTTGCTGAACCTGGCGATGATTGCTGCCGCCGTGTGGCTAGCGCCGCTCATGAACGAGCCGATAATGGCGCTGGCCTGGGGCGTGTTGATTGCTGGCGCCTTACAGCTGTTTTTTCAACTACCGTTTTTAATGCGCTTGGGCCTGATGCCGCGGCCGCGGGTGGATTACCGCCACGAGGGTGTTAGCCGGATTCTGAAGCTGATGGTGCCGGCGCTGTTCGGCGTATCGGTAAGCCAGATCAACCTGTTGCTGGACACCGTTCTTGCCTCTTTTCTGCAAACCGGCAGTGTGTCCTGGTTGTACTATTCTGACCGACTTGCGGAGCTGCCGTTAGGGGTATTCGGTATAGCCATTGCCACGGTGATTTTGCCCAGCTTATCCCGCAAGCACACGGCAGACTCGGCGGATCAGTTCTCTGCCACTCTGGACTGGGCGGTGCGGGCGGTGTTAATCATTGGTGTGCCGTCTGCGTTGGCCCTGGGATTGCTAGCCGAGCCGCTTATTGCCACTTTGTTCCACTACGGTGAAGTGACTGATTTCGATGTGGCCATGTCGGCCCAAAGTCTACGCGCTTATTCCGCGGGCCTGCTGGCATTCATGGTTATCAAAGTGCTGGCGCCGGGCTTTTTTGCCCGCCAGGACATTCGCACCCCGGTGAAAATTGGCATCATCGCCATGGTCGCTAATATGGTGTTTAACCTGATACTAATTTTCCCCTTGGCCCACGCAGGCCTGGCGCTGGCCACATCGTTGTCGGCCTGGCTCAACGCCTTTTTGCTGTGGCGCGGATTGAAAGCCATCGGTGCTTGGCGCAGCCAGCCCGGTTGGGGCAAGTTCGGGCTGCAGCTCGCGCTGGCCAATGGCGCGCTGGTGGCGGTGATTTTGTGGCTGAACGTGCCAGTGAGTCAGTGGCTGGCAGCCGGCGGCTTTCAGCGCTCCCAGGATATGGCAATACTGGTGATTGCAGGCGCACTTGCGTACTTTGTTACACTGGCGCTGGCCGGGGTGCGTATAAAACATTTTCGCCACAGGTAA
- a CDS encoding polyprenyl synthetase family protein, with the protein MTAQRIYDTVADDFSRVNELIIQRLSSDVPMVEKIAQYIIESGGKRLRPLLVLLASRAAGYSEDNHLKLAAVIEFLHTATLLHDDVVDTSDMRRGRSTANAKWGNAPSVLVGDFLYARAFEMMVELESLPIMKVLSHATAVIAQGEVMQLMNVKNPDLTENQYMQVIHNKTAMLFEASSHSGALLAGANHTQETALKNYGNHLGLAFQLVDDVLDYRGNAETMGKNVGDDLAEGKTTLPLIYAIANSNDDEKQLIRRAIRKGGLDDLQPVLAIINTTGALDYAMAKAKDQAQQAKDCLQSLPASEHLDALHLLADIAVARIS; encoded by the coding sequence ATGACAGCCCAGCGCATCTACGACACCGTAGCAGACGACTTCAGCCGCGTTAACGAACTGATTATCCAGCGTTTGTCATCCGATGTTCCGATGGTCGAAAAAATTGCGCAGTATATTATTGAAAGCGGCGGCAAGCGCTTGCGGCCGCTGCTGGTTTTGCTTGCAAGTCGCGCTGCCGGCTACAGCGAAGACAATCACCTGAAATTGGCCGCCGTTATCGAATTTTTGCACACCGCCACCCTGCTCCATGACGACGTGGTGGACACCTCCGATATGCGCCGCGGGCGCAGCACCGCCAACGCCAAGTGGGGCAACGCACCCAGCGTGCTGGTGGGCGACTTTCTATACGCCCGCGCCTTTGAAATGATGGTCGAGCTGGAAAGCCTGCCAATCATGAAGGTGTTATCACACGCCACCGCGGTGATTGCCCAAGGCGAAGTAATGCAGCTGATGAATGTAAAGAATCCGGATTTGACCGAAAACCAGTACATGCAGGTGATTCATAACAAAACGGCGATGCTGTTCGAGGCCTCGTCGCACTCCGGCGCCTTGCTAGCCGGCGCAAACCACACCCAGGAGACGGCACTGAAGAATTACGGCAATCATCTGGGACTGGCATTTCAACTGGTGGACGACGTACTGGACTATCGCGGTAACGCCGAAACCATGGGTAAAAACGTGGGTGACGATCTGGCCGAAGGCAAAACCACATTACCGCTGATTTATGCCATAGCCAACAGCAACGATGACGAAAAACAGCTGATTCGCCGCGCGATCCGCAAGGGCGGGCTAGACGATCTGCAACCGGTGCTGGCGATTATAAACACCACCGGCGCACTGGATTACGCCATGGCCAAAGCCAAAGATCAGGCGCAGCAGGCTAAGGACTGCTTGCAAAGCCTACCCGCCAGCGAACACCTGGACGCGCTCCACCTGCTGGCCGACATTGCGGTTGCCCGCATTAGTTAA
- the proB gene encoding glutamate 5-kinase — MTERAQLQQARRLVVKIGSALLTNDGKGLDVPALGRWVDQMAALMQAGVELVVVSSGAVAEGMSRLGWTRRPQQAHELQAAAAVGQMGLVQTWEAQFKRHGIHTAQILLTHDDLSDRKRYLNGRSTLRALLELGVVPIVNENDTVVTDEIRFGDNDTLGALVANVVEADGLIILTDQLGLFDKDPRKHSDATLVNECFASNRDLDAMAGSSAGAVGRGGMQTKLRAARLAARSGAFTVIVGGRIDNVLGRLREREALGTFLLPEQGRVAARKQWLASHLQTRGSLVIDDGAAWVLRQGGRSLLPVGVTRITGEFRRGEMVACLDEQGKEVARGLVNYDAAAARLIAGQSSDRIMELLGFMTGEELIHRDNMVIAS; from the coding sequence ATGACTGAACGCGCCCAGCTGCAACAGGCCCGCCGCCTGGTGGTGAAAATCGGAAGTGCTCTGTTAACCAACGACGGTAAAGGCCTCGATGTGCCTGCTCTGGGCCGCTGGGTAGACCAGATGGCGGCGCTGATGCAGGCCGGTGTCGAGTTGGTAGTGGTGTCATCCGGCGCTGTTGCCGAGGGCATGAGCCGGTTAGGCTGGACCCGCCGGCCGCAGCAGGCCCATGAATTGCAGGCAGCCGCGGCCGTAGGGCAAATGGGCTTGGTGCAAACCTGGGAAGCACAGTTCAAGCGCCACGGCATACACACCGCCCAGATTCTGCTGACCCACGACGACCTGTCTGATCGCAAGCGTTACCTGAATGGCCGCAGTACCCTGCGGGCGTTATTGGAGCTGGGCGTAGTGCCGATCGTGAACGAGAACGACACGGTAGTGACCGATGAAATCCGTTTTGGTGACAACGACACTCTGGGTGCATTGGTGGCCAATGTGGTTGAGGCTGACGGCCTGATTATCCTCACAGATCAGCTGGGTCTGTTTGATAAAGACCCGCGCAAGCATAGCGACGCAACACTGGTGAACGAGTGCTTCGCCAGTAACCGCGACCTGGACGCCATGGCCGGCAGTAGCGCCGGCGCAGTGGGCCGCGGGGGCATGCAGACCAAGCTTCGTGCGGCGCGATTAGCAGCACGCTCAGGGGCCTTCACGGTGATTGTGGGCGGGCGCATCGACAATGTTCTGGGGCGGCTGCGCGAACGCGAAGCGCTGGGTACGTTTTTATTGCCGGAGCAGGGCCGTGTAGCGGCTCGCAAGCAGTGGCTGGCCAGCCACCTGCAAACCCGTGGCTCTCTAGTAATTGATGATGGTGCGGCGTGGGTGTTGCGGCAAGGTGGTCGTAGCTTGCTGCCTGTAGGCGTTACCCGTATTACTGGTGAATTCCGCCGCGGCGAGATGGTGGCGTGTCTGGATGAGCAGGGTAAAGAAGTGGCACGCGGCCTGGTGAATTACGACGCCGCTGCTGCACGTTTGATTGCTGGCCAGTCCAGTGATCGCATCATGGAATTGCTGGGCTTTATGACCGGAGAAGAGCTGATTCACCGGGACAACATGGTGATAGCCTCTTAG
- the cgtA gene encoding Obg family GTPase CgtA, whose amino-acid sequence MKFVDEATIIVEAGTGGHGCLSFRREKYVPRGGPDGGDGGDGGSVYLEANDALNTLIDYRFQRQHRAHNGEQGSGRNCTGIKGEDLVLPVPVGTTIVDMDTHEVLGDLTRIGQRQKVAQGGFHGLGNTRFKSSINRAPRQTSKGSEGETRNLRLELKVLADVGLLGMPNAGKSTFIRSVSAATPKVADYPFTTLVPNLGVVRVQNHQSFVIADIPGLIEGAAEGAGLGIRFLKHLVRTRLLLHLVDVAPYDGSSPAYAVKAIAHELEKFSETLANRDRWLVLNKVDMVPEEEREAHCQAIVDELEWKGPVFRVSALTGEGTKPLTQGVMRWIEERAAEEAENPEAAEQEAVRRRQMDEEARARITEEKMARRAAREEDNDDDFDDDDHDVEVVYAPE is encoded by the coding sequence ATGAAATTTGTAGACGAAGCCACCATCATTGTGGAAGCAGGTACGGGCGGCCACGGTTGCCTGAGTTTCCGCCGTGAAAAATACGTGCCCCGGGGCGGGCCTGACGGTGGCGATGGCGGCGATGGCGGTTCTGTGTATCTGGAAGCCAACGATGCTCTGAACACCCTGATTGATTATCGCTTTCAGCGCCAGCACAGGGCCCATAACGGCGAACAGGGTTCCGGCCGCAATTGCACCGGTATCAAAGGCGAAGATCTGGTGTTGCCGGTCCCGGTAGGTACCACCATAGTGGATATGGACACCCACGAAGTGCTGGGTGATCTGACTCGCATAGGCCAGCGTCAGAAAGTCGCTCAGGGCGGTTTTCACGGCCTTGGCAATACCCGCTTTAAGTCTTCTATTAACCGTGCGCCACGGCAGACGTCAAAAGGCTCCGAGGGCGAAACCCGAAATCTGCGGTTAGAGCTGAAAGTTCTGGCCGATGTGGGCTTGCTGGGTATGCCCAATGCTGGTAAGTCCACCTTTATTCGTTCGGTATCTGCGGCGACGCCAAAAGTGGCGGATTATCCGTTTACCACTTTGGTGCCAAATCTGGGCGTGGTCAGAGTGCAGAATCACCAGAGTTTTGTGATTGCTGATATTCCCGGTTTGATTGAAGGCGCCGCCGAAGGTGCTGGTCTGGGCATCCGTTTTCTGAAGCATTTGGTGCGCACCCGCCTGCTGCTGCATCTGGTAGACGTGGCCCCTTACGACGGTTCATCGCCGGCCTATGCGGTGAAAGCCATCGCCCACGAGCTTGAAAAGTTCAGCGAAACCCTGGCCAATCGCGATCGCTGGCTGGTGCTGAACAAAGTTGACATGGTGCCGGAAGAAGAGCGAGAGGCTCACTGCCAGGCCATTGTTGATGAGCTGGAATGGAAAGGTCCGGTATTTCGTGTTTCTGCCCTGACCGGTGAAGGCACCAAGCCGCTGACCCAGGGGGTTATGCGCTGGATTGAAGAACGCGCGGCTGAAGAGGCTGAAAACCCTGAAGCTGCCGAGCAGGAAGCCGTTCGCCGGCGCCAGATGGACGAGGAGGCCCGCGCCCGCATCACCGAAGAAAAAATGGCTCGCCGCGCGGCCCGCGAAGAAGACAACGACGACGACTTCGACGACGATGATCATGACGTAGAAGTGGTTTACGCCCCGGAGTAG
- the rplU gene encoding 50S ribosomal protein L21, with the protein MYAVIVSGGKQHRVKEGETLKLEKLEVETGGNIEFDRVLLIANGEDVKVGTPVVEGAKVTAEVVSHGRHDKIQIIKFRRRKHSMKRQGHRQWFTEVKITGIQG; encoded by the coding sequence ATGTACGCAGTTATTGTTAGCGGTGGCAAACAGCACCGGGTTAAGGAAGGCGAAACTCTGAAGCTAGAGAAGCTGGAAGTAGAAACCGGTGGTAACATCGAGTTCGACCGTGTTTTGCTGATCGCCAACGGCGAAGATGTTAAAGTAGGTACGCCGGTTGTTGAAGGCGCCAAAGTGACGGCAGAAGTCGTCAGCCACGGTCGTCACGACAAGATTCAGATTATCAAGTTCCGTCGCCGGAAGCATTCTATGAAGCGTCAGGGCCACCGTCAGTGGTTTACTGAAGTAAAGATCACGGGTATCCAGGGCTAG
- the nusB gene encoding transcription antitermination factor NusB: MSLPEDTIPGAIPGTTPGTTPGTTPDPASSPGKPAQPKAGDRRRARGMAMQGLYQRHFSKSAISNIEAEFMVDNDMSKVDLLYFRDLLHGTSREQAELDRLIEPFLDRPLQEVDPVELAIVRLGAYELKFRLDVPYKVVINEGIEMAKRFGGTEGHRFVNSILDKLSRRLRLAEIRPR; encoded by the coding sequence ATGAGCCTACCTGAAGACACTATTCCCGGTGCAATTCCCGGTACAACACCCGGTACAACACCTGGTACAACCCCCGATCCGGCCTCAAGCCCGGGAAAACCTGCCCAGCCTAAAGCCGGTGATCGCCGCCGCGCTCGCGGAATGGCAATGCAGGGGTTATACCAGCGCCATTTCAGTAAAAGCGCGATTTCTAATATTGAAGCCGAGTTCATGGTTGATAACGACATGAGCAAAGTGGACCTGCTGTATTTTCGTGACCTGCTGCATGGCACCAGCCGTGAGCAGGCTGAACTGGATCGCCTGATCGAGCCGTTTCTGGATCGTCCGCTACAAGAAGTAGATCCGGTAGAGCTGGCCATTGTGCGCCTGGGTGCTTACGAGCTTAAATTCCGCCTGGATGTGCCCTACAAAGTGGTCATTAACGAAGGCATTGAAATGGCGAAACGCTTTGGCGGGACTGAAGGCCACCGGTTTGTAAACAGCATCCTCGATAAACTAAGCCGCCGGTTGCGGCTGGCTGAAATTCGCCCCCGCTAA
- the thiL gene encoding thiamine-phosphate kinase encodes MGEFELIRRYFAPMAKVATPASDGSGLLLGVGDDCAIQRVPANNDLVFSVDTLVEGVHFPVGYCSRFLGWRALAVAVSDLAAMGAQPVCFTLALTLPAADDAWLEGFAAGLAQASQQFGIVLAGGDTTRGPLTLSLQVHGTVPQGQSLRRDGAREGDLVCVSGQLGDAGAALDFLYDTVPATDAASVLQRYHYPQPRLELGIALRSVASAAIDISDGLHADLLHILRASGVGATIDLAVLPLSAALRRIKGDAAAGFALQSGDDYELCVTVPEQRWAAASRGLQQQLTVIGQVQQEPGLRLNADAGMVYSRRPGFDHFSIT; translated from the coding sequence ATGGGAGAGTTTGAGCTGATTCGCCGTTATTTCGCGCCGATGGCGAAGGTGGCCACGCCCGCCTCAGACGGCTCCGGTTTGCTGCTTGGAGTGGGTGATGACTGCGCTATTCAGCGTGTGCCTGCCAATAATGACCTGGTGTTTTCAGTGGACACGCTGGTTGAAGGCGTGCACTTTCCGGTTGGTTATTGTTCGCGCTTTTTGGGTTGGCGCGCGCTCGCCGTTGCGGTTAGCGATCTGGCCGCCATGGGCGCACAGCCGGTGTGCTTTACACTGGCTTTGACCTTGCCTGCCGCCGATGACGCCTGGCTGGAAGGCTTCGCTGCGGGGCTGGCTCAGGCTAGCCAACAGTTTGGCATTGTGCTGGCCGGTGGTGATACCACTCGAGGCCCCCTGACGTTGAGCCTGCAGGTACATGGCACCGTTCCACAGGGCCAGTCTCTGCGTCGCGACGGCGCACGTGAGGGAGACCTTGTGTGCGTTAGCGGCCAGCTGGGTGATGCCGGTGCGGCGCTGGATTTTTTGTACGACACGGTTCCCGCAACGGACGCGGCCAGTGTACTGCAGCGCTACCATTACCCGCAGCCACGGCTGGAACTGGGTATTGCGCTGCGTTCGGTGGCTTCCGCAGCCATTGATATCTCCGATGGGCTGCACGCCGATTTGCTGCACATTTTGCGAGCCTCTGGCGTGGGTGCAACCATCGATCTTGCAGTACTACCGCTGTCGGCAGCCCTGCGGCGGATAAAAGGCGACGCAGCGGCAGGGTTTGCCTTGCAGTCTGGTGACGATTACGAACTCTGCGTCACCGTTCCCGAACAGCGCTGGGCCGCCGCCAGCCGCGGGTTGCAACAGCAACTGACGGTGATCGGGCAGGTGCAGCAGGAGCCAGGCTTGCGGCTAAATGCAGACGCAGGTATGGTTTATTCACGGCGTCCGGGCTTCGATCACTTTTCGATCACTTAG
- the ribE gene encoding 6,7-dimethyl-8-ribityllumazine synthase — protein MAEIQVIEGDFIHCSGRYALVVGRFNGFVVESLVDGALDTLTRHGIADEDIVVIRVPGAYEMPLAVKRVAETGNYDAIIALGAVIRGGTPHFEYVAGEAASGLGAVSLETDIPVAFGVLTVDSIEQAIERSGTKAGNKGAEAAITALEMVSLFKKLGE, from the coding sequence ATGGCGGAAATTCAAGTAATTGAAGGTGATTTTATCCACTGCAGCGGCCGTTATGCTCTGGTTGTGGGGCGTTTTAACGGTTTTGTGGTAGAGAGCCTGGTGGACGGTGCTCTGGATACCCTGACCCGCCACGGTATCGCGGATGAAGACATTGTTGTGATTCGTGTGCCGGGTGCTTACGAAATGCCGTTGGCGGTCAAGCGCGTTGCAGAGACGGGCAATTACGACGCCATTATCGCCCTGGGCGCGGTCATTCGTGGGGGCACGCCGCATTTTGAGTACGTTGCCGGCGAAGCGGCCAGTGGTTTGGGTGCTGTCAGTCTGGAAACCGATATTCCGGTAGCCTTTGGTGTTCTGACCGTAGATTCCATCGAACAGGCTATTGAACGTTCAGGCACCAAAGCTGGTAATAAAGGCGCAGAAGCGGCCATCACAGCGCTTGAAATGGTCAGCCTGTTCAAGAAGCTGGGTGAGTAA
- a CDS encoding DUF2057 family protein, with the protein MNYCRLSGSFSVFRLLLPAVILVFLAGCSSSMTRVETWQGNPAQAVNAATLKAPGEIRVTEVNGRSVGNFLMDDLALDYALLPGKNDVVFVYKTIWAKTTVVDNGESKVDVVESKPQLASFDAKAGTVYEFRFNKPTTRREAERDMKDFSAEIVTSGGQVATVSENYVPSQALARTPIPGAAGVQATSAAVQGNALDTLKAVWATASDEEKKNFLRWAFE; encoded by the coding sequence ATGAATTATTGCCGTCTGTCTGGCTCGTTTTCTGTTTTCAGGTTGCTGCTTCCTGCCGTTATTCTGGTATTTCTTGCTGGCTGTTCCAGTTCCATGACCCGGGTAGAAACCTGGCAGGGTAACCCGGCTCAGGCCGTGAATGCGGCGACGTTGAAAGCACCGGGAGAAATTCGGGTAACCGAGGTTAACGGGCGCTCCGTAGGCAACTTCCTGATGGACGATCTGGCGCTCGACTACGCTCTTTTGCCCGGCAAGAACGACGTGGTGTTTGTTTACAAAACCATTTGGGCAAAGACCACCGTCGTAGACAATGGCGAATCCAAGGTTGATGTGGTCGAAAGTAAGCCGCAATTGGCCAGCTTTGATGCCAAAGCGGGCACCGTCTACGAATTCCGCTTTAACAAGCCGACGACGCGTAGAGAAGCCGAGCGCGACATGAAAGATTTTTCAGCGGAAATTGTAACCAGTGGTGGCCAGGTAGCGACCGTATCTGAGAATTACGTGCCAAGCCAGGCTCTGGCCAGAACACCTATTCCGGGAGCCGCGGGCGTACAAGCGACATCAGCCGCAGTGCAAGGCAATGCTTTGGACACTCTGAAAGCCGTTTGGGCAACCGCCTCAGACGAAGAGAAAAAAAACTTCCTGCGCTGGGCGTTCGAATAA
- the ribBA gene encoding bifunctional 3,4-dihydroxy-2-butanone-4-phosphate synthase/GTP cyclohydrolase II has translation MALNTIEDIVEDIRQGKMVILMDDEDRENEGDLVMAAEHCEAEHINFMARFGRGLICMPMTRDRCKQLGLSLMVNQNASGFGTKFTASIEAAEGVTTGISAADRARTVQAAVGRDAQASDLVQPGHIFPLMSDAGGVLSRAGHTEASCDLAALAGCEPAGVICEIMKDDGSMARREDLEAFAAEHDLKIGTIADLIHYRTTNERTVECIEKNELDTEYGLFKLHTYRDSIHGTTHLALTMGDISPEQSVHVRVHITDTLRDLLGARRRDSRSWPLHRALQKVAAEGLGVVVLLNGAEDSYNLEDRIQEFYEHGRSGAGKDSSGVYFTVGTGSQILRDIGVGKMRLLSPPMKFSAISGFDLEVVEYVPYIPE, from the coding sequence ATGGCACTGAATACGATCGAAGATATTGTTGAAGATATTCGTCAGGGCAAAATGGTTATTTTGATGGATGACGAGGATCGCGAAAATGAGGGCGATCTGGTCATGGCGGCCGAGCATTGCGAGGCTGAGCATATCAACTTTATGGCCCGTTTTGGTCGTGGGCTGATCTGTATGCCGATGACCCGCGATCGCTGCAAGCAGTTGGGGCTGTCGTTGATGGTTAACCAGAATGCTTCTGGTTTTGGTACCAAGTTCACTGCGTCTATTGAAGCGGCGGAGGGGGTTACCACCGGTATTTCCGCTGCTGACCGTGCCCGTACGGTGCAGGCCGCTGTCGGCCGCGATGCCCAGGCATCAGACCTGGTGCAACCGGGCCATATTTTTCCCTTGATGTCAGACGCCGGCGGCGTGCTCAGTCGCGCTGGCCACACCGAAGCGTCCTGCGATCTGGCAGCGTTGGCGGGTTGTGAGCCGGCGGGCGTCATCTGTGAAATCATGAAAGACGATGGCTCTATGGCGCGGCGCGAAGATCTCGAAGCCTTTGCCGCCGAGCACGACCTGAAAATAGGCACCATCGCAGACCTGATACACTATCGCACCACCAACGAACGTACGGTTGAGTGCATAGAGAAAAACGAGCTAGACACCGAATACGGCCTTTTCAAGCTGCACACCTACCGTGACAGCATTCATGGCACCACTCATCTGGCCTTGACCATGGGGGACATTTCCCCGGAGCAGTCGGTGCATGTACGTGTACATATTACCGACACCCTGCGCGACTTGCTGGGAGCCCGCCGCCGCGATTCCCGCAGCTGGCCGTTGCACCGGGCGCTGCAAAAAGTGGCTGCTGAGGGGCTCGGTGTTGTGGTTTTGCTTAACGGTGCCGAAGACAGTTACAACCTGGAAGACCGTATTCAGGAATTCTATGAGCATGGCCGTAGTGGCGCCGGTAAAGACAGCTCTGGCGTGTACTTTACGGTAGGCACTGGTTCGCAAATTCTGCGTGATATTGGTGTGGGCAAAATGCGGCTGTTAAGTCCGCCGATGAAATTCTCCGCCATTTCCGGTTTTGATCTGGAAGTGGTTGAGTACGTGCCTTACATTCCCGAATGA
- a CDS encoding phosphatidylglycerophosphatase A: MSQNDFSTESDLPEGLLPPGFLRDPVHLLAFGFGSGAMPRAPGTWGSLAAIPIWYTFAWLPQPIYWAIVALAFIVGVWLCGKTARDLKVHDHGGIVWDEFVGMWIALGLFPDHIVGVLLAFVMFRFFDIIKPWPINWLDERLPGGFGIMVDDVVAAIMALVCLYLIDLWLMPQVFS; the protein is encoded by the coding sequence ATGAGCCAGAACGACTTTTCAACAGAATCGGATCTACCGGAAGGCCTATTGCCTCCCGGGTTTTTGCGCGATCCTGTCCACCTTCTTGCGTTTGGCTTTGGCAGCGGCGCAATGCCCCGTGCCCCCGGAACCTGGGGCAGTCTGGCGGCCATTCCCATCTGGTATACGTTTGCCTGGTTACCCCAGCCAATATACTGGGCCATTGTGGCTTTGGCGTTTATTGTGGGTGTGTGGCTGTGCGGAAAAACCGCTCGCGACCTGAAAGTGCACGATCATGGCGGTATTGTCTGGGACGAGTTTGTAGGCATGTGGATTGCCCTGGGGCTGTTTCCGGACCACATCGTTGGCGTATTACTTGCGTTCGTCATGTTCCGTTTTTTTGATATTATAAAACCCTGGCCCATTAACTGGCTGGACGAGCGCCTGCCTGGCGGCTTCGGCATTATGGTGGACGACGTAGTGGCCGCCATCATGGCCCTGGTTTGCCTTTACCTGATTGATCTGTGGCTTATGCCGCAGGTTTTTTCCTGA